The genomic region ATCCTTCTACCCTCGTCAATAGGACTGCGGATCCTGGACTTAGGGAGATAGAAAGTATGCCATGGATCAGGGTCTATGGCCCATTTAAGAACAGCAGGTTGGTGGATTGGACAATCTTCTACGGTAGCTTCATCTTCATTCAACTCTACGAGATTAACAATCTGTTAAGTTGGTGGGAAAATTTCCTGTACACCGCGTTTATGAAATACCTTCTCATAGATGTCGGGATAGTGATCTTTTACGCCTTGGGTGAACTGTGGAGGAGAAGACTCCAATTTAGACAGGTAAGCAGGAGGACCAAGTCAGCCATCTTGGGCGGAATGATACTTGGGCTAGTCCTAATATTGATCCAGGGAGCCACACTCTATTCTCCTATGACCCTTAACTCCAGGTTTTTGGAGTTGGGATTGCTCTCATTGATTCTAGGTTTAGTGCTTGCGACACTACACGTGAGGTTAAGGTTCAAGGAGATTGTCATGTAAGTCCTGAAATAACGGCTTTCTAAACATAGATCTTGCTAACCTGGGCTCTCTTCGATTATAGCGTGGAATTAGTATCCAATATCTAATTACTTGACGCCTATCCTTACAGATAGTTCTGATTGAGTGAAGCGCATTAATTTTCAGATACCTACACACTAGCGTGGATTGACGAATTTCGCTGCGCGAGCATCAACTAATCTCAATAGGCTTGAGAGAATGCAACGCTCTGGTCGCATACTCAATGAGTTAGATTTTAATGGGTTCAAAAAATAGTTATAACGTGCCGCCGTAGCTCAGCCTGGCCAGAGCGCCGGACTCATACGGATGCTGGGTCATCCGGTCGTCCGGGGTTCAAATCCCCGCGGCGGCACCATCTCCATGTGGTAATTTTAGAACATTACCTGGAGTTAGATAACTACCTCGCAGAAATCGTGACAAGCAGGTTCTTCACGATTACACGTACGGAGAGTATACTTAAAGCGCAAGGACCCGTTCATCTCTACTGATGTATGTAACTAAAGACTCCTTAGAA from Metallosphaera sedula DSM 5348 harbors:
- a CDS encoding metal-dependent hydrolase encodes the protein MNLNSHIAFALAVGLALFHNIPLAVLVGIGAALPDLDREYIFTRRKIFAKYQLHRALFHNVFIGLAVMYFNFYLGLGMFLHFGLDLLTSPTDRGIELFFPLGRLVKTFKLHYDGKVSREKGIMWYLEDPSTLVNRTADPGLREIESMPWIRVYGPFKNSRLVDWTIFYGSFIFIQLYEINNLLSWWENFLYTAFMKYLLIDVGIVIFYALGELWRRRLQFRQVSRRTKSAILGGMILGLVLILIQGATLYSPMTLNSRFLELGLLSLILGLVLATLHVRLRFKEIVM